The proteins below are encoded in one region of Apium graveolens cultivar Ventura chromosome 4, ASM990537v1, whole genome shotgun sequence:
- the LOC141720225 gene encoding uncharacterized protein LOC141720225 — protein MQRIKPNKIDRKAELMRADSWSELCSDLLGDIMGRLCPTDQARFRAVCKSWRHVYPIIKPHAVFKAEGLEGASLLSWFVQVDQRFRQSNSTLEVRLYAPCHSIHYPISVHTISLSELSIPTLYNHSHMKIFCKINWLFISIMNIEVARCPQMYFILFSPLTKTLKQLPPCSDPLLRHFELSFSSDPESADCVFILLDLSFYDKFIVSTCRKDDKEWTIRPFRKVQNFPTDVCKLMYTEGDFYIVSRYGKVASYNVIKKEINIESLSIDGCLGGNKALRLYNLFTMNGELMSIFNYGDISCTKRFDRVNKVWINVSSLHDSENIDDEKPHSAANMIEFSEYGCLIFCSRSFDVDLLVPCTKPRVVFGSEYRFCSNSFSWIKPPLIE, from the coding sequence ATGCAGCGAATTAAGCCAAATAAAATAGACAGAAAAGCAGAATTGATGAGAGCAGACTCATGGTCCGAACTTTGTTCAGATTTATTAGGAGACATCATGGGCAGACTCTGTCCTACCGATCAGGCTCGTTTTCGCGCAGTTTGCAAGTCCTGGCGCCATGTATATCCCATTATTAAACCTCATGCAGTTTTCAAGGCAGAGGGCCTTGAAGGCGCATCACTCTTATCATGGTTTGTGCAGGTTGATCAGAGATTTCGACAATCCAACAGTACGCTGGAAGTACGTCTCTATGCGCCATGTCATTCAATTCACTACCCGATTTCAGTACATACAATATCCTTGAGTGAGTTGAGTATTCCTACTCTTTATAATCATTCGCATATGAAGATCTTTTGCAAAATTAACTGGTTATTTATATCCATTATGAATATAGAGGTAGCTCGTTGTCCTCAGATGTACTTTATTTTATTCTCTCCTTTAACCAAAACACTCAAACAACTTCCTCCCTGCTCAGATCCTTTGCTTCGGCATTTTGAACTATCCTTTTCTTCGGATCCTGAATCTGCGGATTGTGTCTTCATACTCTTGGATTTGTCTTTTTATGACAAATTCATTGTTTCAACATGTCGCAAAGATGATAAAGAATGGACTATTAGACCATTTAGAAAAGTTCAGAATTTTCCGACTGATGTCTGCAAGCTTATGTATACTGAGGGGGACTTTTACATTGTCTCTCGCTATGGGAAAGTTGCATCTTATAACGTTATTAAGAAGGAAATTAATATCGAAAGTTTATCAATAGATGGTTGTTTAGGTGGAAACAAAGCCTTGCGGCTGTACAATTTGTTTACAATGAACGGAGAGCTCATGTCTATATTTAATTATGGTGATATTTCATGTACAAAAAGGTTTGATCGGGTGAACAAGGTTTGGATTAATGTGAGCAGCTTGCACGATTCAGAAAATATTGATGACGAGAAACCACATTCAGCTGCAAACATGATAGAGTTTTCTGAATACGGGTGCCTAATTTTCTGCTCGAGGAGTTTTGATGTGGATCTACTTGTGCCTTGCACAAAACCTCGAGTTGTTTTTGGTTCAGAGTACAGGTTCTGTTCAAATTCATTTTCTTGGATAAAGCCTCCTCTCATAGAATGA